The following are from one region of the Siniperca chuatsi isolate FFG_IHB_CAS linkage group LG13, ASM2008510v1, whole genome shotgun sequence genome:
- the LOC122886874 gene encoding armadillo repeat-containing protein 1-like, translating to MSVEPDALAVVNQLRDLAADPMNRRAIVQDQGCLPGLILFLDHPNPQVVYSALLAIRYLAECRANREKLKGELGMMLSLQNVVQKSTTPGETKLLASEIYELLQASGCAESEPAEEAVSSRRKAQFFLGSSNKRAKTVILHIDGLDDSSRRSLCEEALLKIRGVISFTFQMTVKRCIVRIRSDLKAEALASAIASTQVMKAQQVVKGENGDEVLIPLAEDGSVEVEQNVDLPDYLPEDESPSQEPDKAVTRVGSGQDGTGWLGAATNFLSRSFYW from the exons ATGAGCGTGGAGCCGGACGCCCTGGCCGTGGTCAACCAGCTGAGGGACCTGGCCGCCGACCCCATGAACCGCAGGGCCATCGTCCAGGACCAGGGCTGCCTGCCGGGACTCATCCTGTTCCTGGACCACCCCAACCCTCAGGTCGTCTACTCCGCCCTCCTG GCGATCCGTTACCTGGCAGAATGCCGAGCCAACCGGGAGAAGCTGAAGGGGGAGCTGGGGATGATGCTGAGCCTCCAGAACGTCGTGCAGAA GTCGACCACTCCCGGAGAGACGAAGCTGCTGGCGTCCGAGATCTACGAGCTCCTGCAGGCGTCCGGCTGCGCAGAGTCTGAGCCGGCTGAGGAGGCCGTCAGCAGCCGCCGCAAAGCCCAGTTCTTCCTGGGCTCCAGCAACAAGAGAGCCAAGACCGTCATCCTCCACATCGACGGACTGGACGACTCG AGTCGGAGGAGTCTGTGTGAGGAGGCGCTGCTGAAGATCAGAGGAGTGATCAGCTTCACCTTCCAGATGACCGTGAAGAGATGCATCGTCCGAATCCGGTCAGACCTGAAGGCCGAG GCTCTGGCGTCTGCGATCGCGTCCACTCAGGTGATGAAGGCTCAGCAGGTGGTGAAAGGAGAAAATGGAGATGAG GTTTTGATCCCGTTGGCGGAGGACGGTTCGGTGGAGGTGGAGCAGAATGTGGACCTGCCAGACTACCTGCCAGAGGACGAGAGTCCGTCTCAGGAGCCCGACAAGGCGGTGACCCGGGTGGGATCTGGCCAGGACGGGACCGGCTGGCTGGGTGCTGCCACCAACTTCCTGTCCCGCTCCTTCTACTGGTGA